The following are encoded in a window of Halorarum salinum genomic DNA:
- a CDS encoding succinate dehydrogenase hydrophobic membrane anchor subunit, which translates to MAERYSSFERGGRRWLWQRITAAFLVVVLAFHFFLLHFVNHADEVTFAASSLRMQDLTYYSLMVLFLVTATFHGVNGVYNALINQGLTGSRKRIVKYALVAASVVLIVQGVRTANAWAGFPTF; encoded by the coding sequence ATGGCCGAGCGCTACTCCTCGTTCGAGCGCGGCGGCCGCCGGTGGCTCTGGCAGCGCATCACCGCGGCGTTCCTCGTCGTCGTGCTGGCGTTCCACTTCTTCCTGCTCCACTTCGTGAACCACGCCGACGAAGTGACGTTCGCGGCCTCGAGCCTTCGGATGCAGGATCTCACCTACTACTCGCTGATGGTGCTGTTCCTGGTGACGGCGACGTTCCACGGCGTCAACGGCGTCTACAACGCCCTGATCAACCAGGGGCTCACCGGAAGCAGGAAACGGATCGTCAAGTACGCCCTCGTCGCCGCGAGCGTCGTCCTCATCGTGCAGGGCGTCCGCACCGCGAACGCGTGGGCCGGGTTCCCGACGTTCTAA
- the sdhC gene encoding succinate dehydrogenase, cytochrome b556 subunit, giving the protein MSQSYDRGLVEDFGRWREFSAGMWAWVFHKFTGWVLVGYLFTHIAVLSTATSSETMYTNTIQALESLLVVRLLEIGLLAVAVFHILNGVRLLFVDLGVGLEAQDRSFYASLVLTGAIVVASVPTFLAGVFG; this is encoded by the coding sequence ATGAGCCAGTCGTACGACAGGGGCCTCGTCGAGGACTTCGGACGGTGGCGGGAGTTCTCGGCGGGGATGTGGGCGTGGGTGTTCCACAAGTTCACGGGCTGGGTGCTCGTGGGCTACCTCTTCACCCACATCGCAGTGTTGAGTACCGCGACGAGCAGCGAGACGATGTACACGAACACGATCCAGGCGCTGGAATCGCTGCTCGTCGTCCGCCTCCTCGAGATCGGGCTGCTGGCGGTGGCCGTCTTCCACATCCTGAACGGCGTCCGCCTGCTGTTCGTCGACCTGGGGGTCGGCCTCGAGGCACAGGACAGGAGCTTCTACGCGTCGCTGGTGCTGACGGGCGCCATCGTCGTCGCCTCGGTCCCGACGTTCCTCGCGGGGGTGTTCGGCTGA
- a CDS encoding succinylglutamate desuccinylase/aspartoacylase family protein, which translates to MSNRAFTYNGGKVEPGEHRNLRFVVSETYLGDPIRIPVTIVNGEHEGPTAFLSAAAHGDELNGIEVVREVAHEWDLSELHGTLICLPVLNVPAFLAQQRYLPVYDRDLNRSFPGSPDSTTAKRMANRIFRNFIEPCDLGLDFHTSTRGRTNMIHVRADMSDPAVARVACAYGTPVVIDSEGGEGMLRVEASNVDTPTITIEMGEAHRFQRPLIDEALEGVVSVFAEFGLQKTRAVRWPGWRTVITGSREKTWLRADAGGIVDMHFDHGALVHEGDAVCTITNPFKDDNVRVEAPFTGLLVGVLENPVVYPGNPLCHLVELDERTRRVVEREQSPNGGGET; encoded by the coding sequence ATGAGCAACCGGGCGTTCACCTACAACGGGGGGAAGGTCGAACCCGGCGAGCACCGGAACCTCCGGTTCGTAGTGAGCGAGACGTACCTCGGCGACCCGATCCGGATCCCCGTCACCATCGTCAACGGCGAGCACGAGGGGCCGACGGCGTTCCTCTCGGCGGCGGCCCACGGGGACGAACTCAACGGCATCGAGGTCGTCCGGGAGGTCGCCCACGAGTGGGACCTCTCCGAGCTCCACGGCACGCTCATCTGTCTCCCCGTCCTCAACGTCCCCGCGTTCCTCGCCCAGCAGCGTTACCTCCCCGTGTACGACCGCGACCTCAACCGGTCGTTCCCGGGTTCGCCCGACTCGACCACCGCCAAGCGCATGGCGAACCGCATCTTCCGAAACTTCATCGAGCCGTGCGACCTCGGGCTGGACTTTCACACCTCGACGCGGGGCCGGACCAACATGATCCACGTCCGCGCGGACATGTCCGATCCGGCGGTCGCCCGCGTCGCCTGCGCGTACGGAACCCCCGTCGTCATCGACAGCGAGGGGGGCGAGGGGATGTTGCGCGTCGAGGCGTCGAACGTCGACACCCCGACCATCACGATCGAGATGGGCGAGGCCCACCGCTTCCAACGCCCGCTCATCGACGAGGCGCTGGAGGGGGTCGTGAGCGTCTTCGCGGAGTTCGGCCTCCAGAAGACGCGCGCGGTCCGGTGGCCGGGGTGGCGGACCGTCATCACCGGATCGAGGGAGAAGACGTGGCTCCGCGCGGACGCCGGCGGCATCGTCGACATGCACTTCGACCACGGCGCGCTCGTCCACGAGGGCGACGCCGTCTGCACCATCACGAACCCGTTCAAGGACGACAACGTCCGCGTGGAGGCGCCGTTCACCGGCCTGCTCGTCGGCGTGCTGGAGAACCCGGTCGTCTACCCCGGGAACCCGCTGTGTCACCTCGTGGAACTCGACGAGCGGACGCGGCGCGTCGTCGAGCGGGAGCAGTCCCCGAACGGGGGCGGCGAGACGTGA